A region of Vigna radiata var. radiata cultivar VC1973A chromosome 6, Vradiata_ver6, whole genome shotgun sequence DNA encodes the following proteins:
- the LOC106765075 gene encoding uncharacterized protein LOC106765075 isoform X2: protein MDAPVKKKAMSRVSLSFKKKVKYPVFPLVRYNELRQPVCQVCGVVMLEPIRSHLASPEHHEEMKKWNTNTTASADHNNAKPLTGTDSPKANREQPQDTEHQLPECSQNVPQHQSPSTLPRDFCDDSGKIRTRSVSKVTEKMDPPKDQEYGESNNGSVKMKSKISPSIHEPLTSSRRGRPRKTKPTKFIINQTPNPPSTPRRSKRIKHVADRTADNVPEASSSEELLKRRTAESSLVNGKESSQVDGKESSPLDDKEASSEIDPLIYKRKRLPRKRYYGQTSKTAKKTAPRKVPTAAITSSTTGLPPHHNPPAAAPVNVDAPHVENINTAEPIFSERLVEEVEKVNPAPANAQEQVASRKAEDSQPDPVDPKADEVSSGNTLLDVEAIDKMIEDDPLSAIENILTGKVSISSKTPQSATLSEPPEAQSSPTDILSKELKDLMQTFSLGDFVTDYEQLSKVLLILEELQKNENLLSLAQQTFMRTFRLFFNSAIAHHRESCTVGIKKVKLNRAKENILHKLQETKHAQEQITTSISIANIRVNEISSSIEQLEEQLSKLKEERETFQLAINEGEKQRETLKNDSILWAHQTKDLVFDLAGIEAKEKALRQQLEADKDAYNQFKASFPF, encoded by the exons ATGGATGCTCCGGTAAAGAAGAAGGCAATGTCTCGTGTTAGCTTAAGTTTTAAGAAGAAAGTGAAGTACCCTGTATTCCCCCTAGTGAG GTATAATGAACTTCGGCAGCCTGTTTGCCAGGTATGTGGTGTGGTTATGTTGGAGCCTATACGTTCACACCTGGCTTCTCCTGAGCATCACGAG GAAATGAAAAAATGGAATACTAATACTACTGCATCGGCTGACCATAACAATGCAAAGCCACTTACTGGTACCGACTCTCCCAAGGCTAATAGAGAACAACCTCAAGATACAGAACACCAACTGCCAGAATGTTCACAAAATGTGCCTCAACATCAGTCACCGTCGACGCTTCCAAGAGATTTTTGTGATGACAGTGGTAAAATAAGGACAAGATCTG TTTCGAAAGTAACCGAAAAGATGGACCCTCCTAAAGATCAAGAATACGGGGAATCCAACAACGGCTCTGTAAAGATGAAATCCAAGATTTCACCTTCCATCCATGAACCATTGACATCTTCAAGACGTGGAAGACCACGAAAAACGAAG CCTACCAAGTTCATAATCAACCAGACACCCAATCCCCCATCAACACCCAGGAGATCCAAAAGAATAAAGCATGTGGCTGATAGAACTGCCGACAATGTGCCTGAAGCATCGTCATCTGAGGAGTTATTGAAG AGGCGGACTGCAGAGAGTTCCCTAGTCAATGGCAAAGAGAGTTCCCAAGTAGATGGCAAAGAGAGTTCCCCATTAGATGACAAAGAAGCCTCTTCGGAAATCGACCCCTTAatctacaaaagaaaaagactaCCTCGGAAGCGGTATTATGGTCAAACGAGCAAGACTGCAAAGAAAACTGCTCCCAGAAAGGTTCCAACTGCTGCAATTACTAGCTCTACTACTGGTTTACCCCCTCATCACAATCCTCCTGCAGCTGCTCCAGTCAATGTTGATGCTCCTCACgttgaaaatataaatactgCTGAGCCAATATTCAGTGAAAGACTTGTCGAAGAGGTGGAGAAGGTTAACCCTGCCCCAGCCAATGCACAAGAGCAGGTTGCTTCCCGCAAGGCTGAAGATTCTCAACCAGATCCAGTGGACCCAAAGGCTGATGAAGTCTCTTCTGGAAACACCCTACTCGATGTAGAAGCCATAGACAAAATGATCGAAGATGACCCTTTGAGTGCCATTGAAAATATCCTGACGGGGAAGGTTTCCATTTCTTCCAAAACTCCACAATCTGCTACTCTATCAGAACCACCAGAAGCTCAAAGCTCCCCTACAGATATTCTGTCAAAAGAGCTAAAAGACTTGATGCAGACGTTCAGCTTAGGTGATTTTGTTACAGACTATGAGCAATTATCAAAAGTCCTACTTATTCTTGAAGAGTTGCAGAAGAATGAGAATTTACTTTCTCTTGCCCAGCAAACATTCATGAGGACATTCAGACTGTTCTTCAACAGTGCTATTGCTCACCATAGAGAATCTTGTACAGTTGGAATAAAGAAAGTCAAGTTGAACCGGGCTAAAGAAAATATCCTTCACAAACTGCAAGAAACTAAACATGCACAAGAGCAAATCACAACGTCCATTTCAATTGCCAACATCAGGGTCAATGAAATATCTTCTTCTATTGAACAACTTGAAGAACAATTATCTAAACtgaaggaagagagagagaCCTTTCAGTTGGCTATAAATGAAGGCGAGAAACAAAGGGAGACATTGAAGAATGATAGCATCTTATGGGCTCACCAGACTAAAGACCTGGTTTTTGATCTTGCAGGCATtgaggcaaaagaaaaagcccTTCGACAGCAACTTGAAGCAGACAAAGATGCATATAACCAATTTAAGGCATcctttcctttttaa
- the LOC106765075 gene encoding uncharacterized protein LOC106765075 isoform X1, with product MDAPVKKKAMSRVSLSFKKKVKYPVFPLVRYNELRQPVCQVCGVVMLEPIRSHLASPEHHEEMKKWNTNTTASADHNNAKPLTGTDSPKANREQPQDTEHQLPECSQNVPQHQSPSTLPRDFCDDSGKIRTRSVSKVTEKMDPPKDQEYGESNNGSVKMKSKISPSIHEPLTSSRRGRPRKTKPTKFIINQTPNPPSTPRRSKRIKHVADRTADNVPEASSSEELLKVKLIALLKRRTAESSLVNGKESSQVDGKESSPLDDKEASSEIDPLIYKRKRLPRKRYYGQTSKTAKKTAPRKVPTAAITSSTTGLPPHHNPPAAAPVNVDAPHVENINTAEPIFSERLVEEVEKVNPAPANAQEQVASRKAEDSQPDPVDPKADEVSSGNTLLDVEAIDKMIEDDPLSAIENILTGKVSISSKTPQSATLSEPPEAQSSPTDILSKELKDLMQTFSLGDFVTDYEQLSKVLLILEELQKNENLLSLAQQTFMRTFRLFFNSAIAHHRESCTVGIKKVKLNRAKENILHKLQETKHAQEQITTSISIANIRVNEISSSIEQLEEQLSKLKEERETFQLAINEGEKQRETLKNDSILWAHQTKDLVFDLAGIEAKEKALRQQLEADKDAYNQFKASFPF from the exons ATGGATGCTCCGGTAAAGAAGAAGGCAATGTCTCGTGTTAGCTTAAGTTTTAAGAAGAAAGTGAAGTACCCTGTATTCCCCCTAGTGAG GTATAATGAACTTCGGCAGCCTGTTTGCCAGGTATGTGGTGTGGTTATGTTGGAGCCTATACGTTCACACCTGGCTTCTCCTGAGCATCACGAG GAAATGAAAAAATGGAATACTAATACTACTGCATCGGCTGACCATAACAATGCAAAGCCACTTACTGGTACCGACTCTCCCAAGGCTAATAGAGAACAACCTCAAGATACAGAACACCAACTGCCAGAATGTTCACAAAATGTGCCTCAACATCAGTCACCGTCGACGCTTCCAAGAGATTTTTGTGATGACAGTGGTAAAATAAGGACAAGATCTG TTTCGAAAGTAACCGAAAAGATGGACCCTCCTAAAGATCAAGAATACGGGGAATCCAACAACGGCTCTGTAAAGATGAAATCCAAGATTTCACCTTCCATCCATGAACCATTGACATCTTCAAGACGTGGAAGACCACGAAAAACGAAG CCTACCAAGTTCATAATCAACCAGACACCCAATCCCCCATCAACACCCAGGAGATCCAAAAGAATAAAGCATGTGGCTGATAGAACTGCCGACAATGTGCCTGAAGCATCGTCATCTGAGGAGTTATTGAAGGTAAAACTAATTGCATTACTGAAG AGGCGGACTGCAGAGAGTTCCCTAGTCAATGGCAAAGAGAGTTCCCAAGTAGATGGCAAAGAGAGTTCCCCATTAGATGACAAAGAAGCCTCTTCGGAAATCGACCCCTTAatctacaaaagaaaaagactaCCTCGGAAGCGGTATTATGGTCAAACGAGCAAGACTGCAAAGAAAACTGCTCCCAGAAAGGTTCCAACTGCTGCAATTACTAGCTCTACTACTGGTTTACCCCCTCATCACAATCCTCCTGCAGCTGCTCCAGTCAATGTTGATGCTCCTCACgttgaaaatataaatactgCTGAGCCAATATTCAGTGAAAGACTTGTCGAAGAGGTGGAGAAGGTTAACCCTGCCCCAGCCAATGCACAAGAGCAGGTTGCTTCCCGCAAGGCTGAAGATTCTCAACCAGATCCAGTGGACCCAAAGGCTGATGAAGTCTCTTCTGGAAACACCCTACTCGATGTAGAAGCCATAGACAAAATGATCGAAGATGACCCTTTGAGTGCCATTGAAAATATCCTGACGGGGAAGGTTTCCATTTCTTCCAAAACTCCACAATCTGCTACTCTATCAGAACCACCAGAAGCTCAAAGCTCCCCTACAGATATTCTGTCAAAAGAGCTAAAAGACTTGATGCAGACGTTCAGCTTAGGTGATTTTGTTACAGACTATGAGCAATTATCAAAAGTCCTACTTATTCTTGAAGAGTTGCAGAAGAATGAGAATTTACTTTCTCTTGCCCAGCAAACATTCATGAGGACATTCAGACTGTTCTTCAACAGTGCTATTGCTCACCATAGAGAATCTTGTACAGTTGGAATAAAGAAAGTCAAGTTGAACCGGGCTAAAGAAAATATCCTTCACAAACTGCAAGAAACTAAACATGCACAAGAGCAAATCACAACGTCCATTTCAATTGCCAACATCAGGGTCAATGAAATATCTTCTTCTATTGAACAACTTGAAGAACAATTATCTAAACtgaaggaagagagagagaCCTTTCAGTTGGCTATAAATGAAGGCGAGAAACAAAGGGAGACATTGAAGAATGATAGCATCTTATGGGCTCACCAGACTAAAGACCTGGTTTTTGATCTTGCAGGCATtgaggcaaaagaaaaagcccTTCGACAGCAACTTGAAGCAGACAAAGATGCATATAACCAATTTAAGGCATcctttcctttttaa
- the LOC106765054 gene encoding potassium channel SKOR — translation MTGKKNVKAASKEGEEEGKQTTSSSTPLSHSRSLSSSSSSSSDEKEYEVQDLRDRLKSSRGSRFNLIENELGLNSRWSKFSRQALFHGICGFSEDFVIHPDNRWYRAWTKFILLWAVYSSFFTPMEFGFFRGLPENLFILDIIGQLAFLVDIFLQFFVAYRDSQTYRMVYKRTPIALRYLKSDFIFDLLGCMPWDVIFKASGRREAVRYLLWIRLYRVRKVEDFFHKLEKDIRVNYITTRIVKLIVVELYCTHTAACIFYYLATTLPESQEGYTWIGSLKLGDYSYSHFREIDLWMRYTTSLYFAIVTMATVGYGDIHAVNLREMIFIMIYVSFDMILGAYLIGNMTALIVKGSKTEKFRDKMTDLLKYMNRNRLGRDIREQIKGHVRLQYESSYTEAAVIQDIPISIRAKISQTLYLPYIEQVSLFKGCSAEFINQIVIRIHEEFFLPGEVIMQQGNVVDQLYFVCHGVLEEVGTAEDGSEETVSLLQRHSSFGEISILCNIPQPYTVRVCELCRLLRLDKQTFTNILDIYFYDGRKVLNNLLEGKESFRGKQLESDITLHIGKQEAELALKVNSAAFHGDLHQLKGLIRAGADPNKTDYDGRSPLHLAASRGHEDITFFLIQERVDVNIKDNFGNTPLLEAVKNGNDRVASLLVKEGASMKIENAGSFLNTAVARGDSDYLKRLLSNGMDPNSKDYDYRSPLHIAAAEGLYFMAKLLLEAGASVFSKDRWGNTPLDEARMCGNKNLIKLLEDAKSAQLLEFPYSSQEFTDKMHPKKCTVFPFHPWDPKDNRRHGIVLWIPHSIEELIKSAAEQIEFSGDSCILSEDGGKITDVDMIKDGQKLYLVHETQ, via the exons atgaCGGGGAAGAAGAATGTGAAGGCGGCGTCAAAGGAAGGGGAAGAGGAAGGGAAGCAAACGACGTCATCTTCGACTCCGCTTTCTCATTCGCGGTCGTTGTCttcgtcgtcgtcgtcgtctTCCGATGAGAAAGAGTACGAGGTGCAGGACCTGCGGGACCGATTGAAATCTTCGAGAGGGAGCCGGTTCAATCTGATAGAGAATGAGTTGGGACTCAACTCAAGATGGAGCAAGTTCAGTCGCCAAGCTCTTTTCCATGGAATCTGTGGCTTCTCCGAGGACTTCGTCATTCATCCTGATAACAG GTGGTACCGGGCATGGACAAAATTCATATTGCTATGGGCAGTGTATTCATCCTTCTTCACCCCAATGGAGTTTGGATTTTTTCGTGGCTTGCCTGAGAATCTCTTTATTCTGGACATCATTGGACAACTAGCTTTTCTCGTCGATATTTTCTTGCAATTTTTTGTTGCTTACAGAGACAGCCAGACCTATCGTATGGTCTACAAGCGAACACCTATAGCTCTGCG GTATCTAAAATCTGACTTCATATTTGATCTTCTTGGGTGTATGCCATGGGACGTCATCTTCAAG GCTTCTGGACGAAGAGAGGCAGTGAGGTACCTTTTGTGGATCAGATTATACCGGGTGCGGAAAGTCGAAGATTTTTTCCACAAGTTGGAGAAGGACATACGTGTAAATTACATTACTACCAGGATTGTGAAACTGATAGTAGTCGAACTCTACTGCACCCATACAGCAGCCTGCATTTTCTACTATTTGGCTACTACTCTACCGGAATCACAAGAAGGCTACACATGGATAGGAAGTTTAAAATTGGGTGACTATAGTTATTCACATTTCAGAGAAATTGATCTTTGGATGCGCTACACAACATCTCTGTATTTCGCTATTGTTACTATGGCAACCGTTG GCTATGGAGATATACATGCAGTAAATTTGAGGGAGATGATATTCATAATGATATACGTTTCATTTGATATGATTCTCGGTGCCTATTTGATTGGTAACATGACAGCTTTGATAGTCAAGGGGTCAAAGACTGAAAAGTTTAGAGACAAGATGACAGACCTATTGAAATATATGAATAGAAATAGGCTTGGAAGGGATATCCGTGAACAAATTAAGGGCCATGTACGCTTACAGTATGAGAGTAGCTACACTGAGGCTGCTGTCATTCAGGATATCCCTATTTCTATTCGAGCTAAg ATATCCCAAACGTTATACTTGCCATACATCGAGCAGGTTTCTCTTTTTAAAGGATGCTCTGCAGAATTCATCAACCAGATT GTTATTAGGATCCATGAGGAGTTCTTTCTTCCTGGGGAAGTTATAATGCAACAAGGAAATGTTGTAGATCAACTATATTTTGTCTGTCATGGGGTGCTg GAGGAAGTAGGCACAGCTGAAGATGGATCTGAAGAAACTGTTTCACTTCTGCAGCGTCACAGTTCATTTGGAGAAATATCTATTCTTTGCAACATTCCTCAACCATATACTGTCCGAGTTTGTGAACTGTGTAGACTCTTGCGACTTGATAAACAAACATTTACAAATATCCTAGACATATACTTTTATGATGGAAGGAAAGTATTAAACAACCTTCTAGAG gGAAAAGAGTCTTTTCGAGGTAAGCAGTTGGAGTCAGACATCACACTTCATATTGGAAAACAAGAAGCTGAGCTTGCTTTGAAGGTCAATAGTGCAGCTTTTCATGGGGATCTACATCAGCTCAAAGGCTTAATTCGAGCTGGGGCTGATCCCAACAAAACAGATTATGATGGAAGGTCACCACTG CATCTTGCAGCGTCCAGAGGACATGAAGATATCACATTTTTCCTTATTCAAGAACGTGTAGATGTCAATATTAAAG ataatttcgGCAACACGCCCTTACTTGAAGCAGTTAAGAATGGAAATGATCGGGTTGCTTCTTTACTTGTTAAAGAAGGGGCCTCCATGAAGATCGAAAATGCTGGTAGTTTTTTGAATACAGCAGTTGCAAGGGGAGATTCAGATTATCTTAAAAGACTTTTATCCAATGGCATGGATCCTAACTCAAAAGATTATGATTACCGAAGCCCTCTTCACATAGCTGCAGCTGAAGGTTTATACTTCATGGCAAAGTTGCTATTAGAAGCAGGAGCTAGTGTTTTTAGCAAAGACAG ATGGGGAAATACCCCGCTTGATGAAGCCCGGATGTGTGGAAATAAGAATCTGATCAAGTTGCTTGAAGATGCAAAATCTGCTCAACTGTTAGAATTCCCGTATTCCTCCCAAGAATTTACAG ATAAAATGCACCCAAAGAAGTGCACAGTCTTCCCTTTCCACCCGTGGGATCCGAAAGATAATAGAAGACATGGAATTGTACTATGGATTCCACACTCCATCGAAGAGCTAATCAAATCAGCGGCAGAACAAATAGAATTTTCTGGGGATTCTTGTATTTTATCAGAAGATGGTGGTAAAATTACTGATGTGGACATGATTAAGGATGGTCAGAAGCTGTACTTAGTCCATGAAACACAATAA